A stretch of the Nitratireductor thuwali genome encodes the following:
- a CDS encoding CmpA/NrtA family ABC transporter substrate-binding protein has product MTGIFKASARMRKTIGATALLGMAVSSVQADMLDVEKDELTFGFIKLTDMAPLAVAKELHYFEDEGLYVTLEPQANWKVLLDRVITGELDGAHMLAGQPLAATIGFGTEAHIVTPFSMDLNGNGITVSTEVWEMMKEHIPVEGGKPVHPIKADALKPVVDRFRAEGRSFNMGMVFPVSTHNYELRYWLASGGIHPGFYSPTDASGQIKAEALLSVTPPPQMPATLEAGTIHGYCVGEPWNQQAVFKGIGVPVITDYEIWKNNPEKVFGLTAEFVEENPNTTLAITKALIRAAKWLDENDNANRMEAVEILSKPEYVGADAEVIANSMTGTFEYEKGDKRAVPDFNVFYRYFATYPFYSDAVWYLTQMRRWGQIPEAKPDNWYDEVAKSVYRPDLYLEAARMLVEEGHVDEADFPWDSDGYRAPTPAADIIDGVAYDGRKPNAYIDSLPIGLKSGQTVEGTEVVGG; this is encoded by the coding sequence ATGACAGGAATTTTCAAGGCCTCGGCCAGGATGCGAAAGACGATCGGCGCCACCGCGTTGCTGGGGATGGCCGTATCGTCCGTTCAGGCCGACATGCTCGACGTCGAGAAGGACGAGCTGACCTTCGGTTTCATCAAGCTGACCGACATGGCGCCGCTAGCGGTCGCCAAGGAGCTTCATTATTTCGAGGATGAAGGGCTCTATGTCACGCTCGAGCCCCAGGCCAACTGGAAGGTGTTGCTCGACCGGGTGATCACCGGCGAACTCGACGGCGCGCACATGCTGGCGGGCCAGCCGCTGGCCGCGACGATCGGCTTCGGCACGGAAGCGCATATCGTCACGCCGTTTTCCATGGACCTCAACGGCAACGGCATCACCGTGTCGACCGAGGTCTGGGAGATGATGAAGGAGCATATCCCGGTCGAGGGCGGAAAGCCCGTGCATCCCATCAAGGCGGATGCGCTGAAGCCGGTGGTCGACCGGTTCAGGGCGGAAGGCAGATCCTTCAACATGGGAATGGTCTTCCCCGTTTCCACACACAATTACGAGCTGCGCTACTGGCTGGCCTCCGGCGGCATTCATCCGGGCTTTTATTCGCCGACCGACGCATCGGGCCAGATCAAGGCCGAGGCGCTGCTTTCGGTGACGCCGCCGCCGCAAATGCCGGCGACGCTGGAGGCCGGCACGATCCATGGCTATTGCGTGGGCGAACCGTGGAACCAGCAGGCCGTCTTCAAGGGCATAGGCGTTCCCGTCATCACCGACTACGAGATCTGGAAAAACAATCCCGAAAAAGTGTTCGGCCTGACCGCGGAGTTCGTCGAGGAAAACCCCAACACCACGCTTGCCATTACCAAGGCGCTGATCCGCGCGGCCAAGTGGCTTGACGAGAACGACAACGCCAACCGGATGGAGGCGGTCGAGATCCTCTCCAAGCCCGAATATGTGGGCGCCGACGCCGAAGTGATCGCCAATTCGATGACAGGGACTTTCGAATACGAGAAGGGCGACAAGCGCGCGGTGCCCGATTTCAACGTGTTCTACCGTTATTTCGCGACCTACCCCTTCTACTCGGACGCCGTCTGGTACCTCACACAGATGCGCCGCTGGGGCCAGATTCCGGAAGCCAAGCCGGATAACTGGTACGACGAGGTGGCGAAGTCCGTCTACCGCCCGGACCTCTATCTGGAAGCGGCGCGCATGCTGGTCGAGGAAGGCCATGTGGACGAGGCCGACTTTCCCTGGGATTCCGACGGCTACCGCGCGCCGACGCCCGCCGCCGACATCATCGACGGCGTCGCCTATGACGGCCGGAAACCCAACGCCTACATCGATTCCCTGCCGATCGGCCTGAAGTCCGGCCAGACGGTGGAGGGCACCGAGGTCGTGGGGGGCTAG
- a CDS encoding CmpA/NrtA family ABC transporter substrate-binding protein — translation MSAVHHITAGFLPLLDSAILVAARERGFAAEEGIELALMRETSWANIRDRVAVGHFDVAHMLAPMPVAANLGLTPVRLSLVAPMSLGLGGNAVTVGNALWAAMAEAGARGIDDPASAGAALRDVVAQRAGRGEERLCFGVVHPHSGHNFELRYWLAACGIVPERDVDITVVPPPLMADALAAGRIDGFCVGEPWNSVAVAGGHGRIVTVKAAIWKNSPEKVLGVRLDWAETHEDRLAALIRALHRAGQWCALPENREDLAGLLAGEAYLNKPSGLLLRALEGRIETGGGIAEIADFFLPAGKAATFPWQSHALWFYSQMVRWGQVPHGADNAEKARTSYRPDIYRRALAPLGVAMPSASMKVEGALSVPTPVGATAGKLVLGPDGFFDGAVFDPATLDAYIGAQAEAVAQEG, via the coding sequence ATGAGCGCCGTCCACCACATTACTGCCGGCTTTCTGCCGCTGCTCGACAGCGCCATCCTGGTTGCGGCGCGGGAGAGGGGCTTTGCCGCGGAGGAGGGCATAGAACTCGCGCTGATGCGTGAGACCTCCTGGGCCAATATCCGTGATCGCGTCGCGGTCGGGCATTTCGACGTGGCACATATGCTGGCTCCCATGCCCGTTGCCGCCAATCTCGGCCTGACGCCCGTGCGGCTGTCGCTCGTCGCGCCCATGTCCCTGGGGCTGGGCGGCAACGCGGTGACGGTCGGCAACGCGCTGTGGGCGGCGATGGCGGAAGCGGGCGCGCGCGGTATTGACGATCCGGCCTCTGCGGGCGCGGCCTTGCGCGACGTCGTCGCGCAGCGGGCAGGGCGGGGCGAAGAGCGGCTATGCTTCGGCGTCGTCCATCCGCACTCCGGGCACAATTTCGAGCTCCGTTACTGGCTTGCCGCGTGCGGCATCGTTCCCGAACGCGATGTCGATATCACGGTCGTGCCGCCACCCCTGATGGCCGATGCCCTGGCTGCCGGGCGGATCGACGGGTTCTGCGTCGGCGAGCCGTGGAACAGTGTGGCCGTCGCGGGCGGACACGGCCGTATCGTCACCGTCAAGGCGGCCATCTGGAAGAACAGCCCGGAAAAGGTGCTCGGCGTGCGGCTCGACTGGGCCGAGACGCACGAAGACCGGCTGGCGGCGCTCATCCGCGCGCTCCATCGCGCCGGCCAATGGTGCGCGTTGCCGGAGAACCGGGAAGACCTCGCCGGGCTCCTCGCCGGCGAAGCCTATCTCAATAAACCTTCCGGGCTCCTCCTGCGGGCCCTGGAAGGACGGATAGAGACGGGCGGCGGCATTGCGGAAATAGCCGATTTCTTCTTGCCGGCCGGAAAGGCTGCGACCTTTCCCTGGCAAAGCCACGCCTTGTGGTTCTACTCCCAGATGGTGCGCTGGGGGCAGGTGCCGCACGGCGCCGACAATGCCGAGAAGGCCAGAACCTCCTACCGCCCGGACATCTATCGCCGAGCGTTAGCGCCTCTGGGCGTTGCCATGCCCTCGGCGAGCATGAAGGTGGAGGGCGCGCTGAGCGTGCCGACGCCGGTGGGGGCGACTGCGGGCAAGCTCGTGCTGGGGCCGGACGGCTTTTTCGATGGGGCCGTTTTCGACCCGGCCACGCTCGATGCCTATATCGGCGCCCAGGCGGAAGCCGTCGCACAGGAAGGGTAA
- a CDS encoding ANTAR domain-containing response regulator, whose product MSSRSLSILVIDENRPRASIIEAGLREAGHERVTIVHDVNAIARRIAEVEPDVIVIDLENPNRDMLENMFNLSRAVKRPIAMFVDRSDQASIEAAVEAGVSAYVVDGLRQERVKPILDMAISRFNAFSRMSRELDEARSALESRKIIDKAKGILMRSRGLSEEEAYALLRRTAMNQNRKISEIAQSLVVASGLLDGGGLP is encoded by the coding sequence ATGTCCTCGCGCTCGCTCTCCATCCTGGTCATCGACGAAAACCGCCCGCGCGCCTCCATCATAGAGGCCGGCCTGCGTGAGGCGGGGCATGAGCGCGTCACGATTGTCCATGATGTCAACGCCATTGCCCGGCGCATCGCCGAGGTCGAACCGGACGTCATCGTCATCGATCTTGAAAATCCCAACCGCGACATGCTGGAGAACATGTTCAACCTGTCGCGGGCGGTCAAACGGCCGATCGCCATGTTCGTCGACCGCTCCGACCAGGCGTCGATCGAGGCGGCCGTGGAGGCCGGCGTTTCCGCCTATGTGGTGGACGGTTTGCGCCAGGAGCGGGTGAAGCCCATCCTCGACATGGCGATCAGCCGGTTCAACGCTTTCTCGCGCATGTCCCGCGAACTCGACGAGGCCCGCAGCGCGCTGGAATCCCGCAAGATCATCGACAAGGCCAAGGGCATCCTGATGCGTTCGCGGGGCCTTTCGGAGGAAGAGGCCTATGCGCTTTTGCGCCGCACGGCGATGAACCAGAACCGCAAGATATCCGAAATCGCCCAAAGCCTCGTGGTGGCTTCGGGCCTGCTCGACGGAGGAGGCCTGCCATGA
- a CDS encoding sigma-70 family RNA polymerase sigma factor yields MAPPRHSNHSVRTTTKAEIVELIPALRAFARTFYRDVTDADDLVQETLTKGLANLHQFQPGTSMKSWLFTIMRNTFYTRIKVAKREAPGSADCVSGNPSIGATQEWSARGLEIHNAIQRLPENQREVMMLIGVLGASYEEAAEICGCAVGTIKSRLNRARLRLLQELGESSSHTAVERAEASPGCDSRAQFN; encoded by the coding sequence ATGGCACCACCCCGCCATTCAAATCATAGCGTGCGAACCACAACAAAAGCCGAAATCGTGGAGTTGATACCCGCGTTGCGGGCTTTTGCCCGCACGTTCTATCGTGATGTGACCGACGCCGATGATCTGGTGCAGGAGACGCTGACCAAAGGGCTGGCCAACCTTCACCAGTTCCAGCCGGGAACGAGCATGAAATCATGGCTCTTCACCATCATGCGCAACACGTTCTACACCCGTATCAAGGTCGCCAAGCGGGAAGCGCCGGGTTCGGCCGACTGCGTATCGGGCAATCCGTCCATCGGTGCCACGCAGGAGTGGTCCGCGCGCGGGCTCGAGATCCACAACGCAATACAACGCCTGCCCGAAAACCAGCGCGAAGTGATGATGCTGATCGGCGTGCTGGGCGCAAGCTACGAGGAAGCGGCTGAAATATGCGGATGCGCCGTGGGTACGATCAAAAGCCGGCTCAACCGCGCGCGCCTGCGTCTGCTGCAGGAGCTGGGCGAATCGTCGAGCCACACCGCGGTCGAGCGGGCGGAGGCAAGTCCCGGCTGCGACAGCCGCGCCCAGTTTAACTGA